Proteins from one Triticum aestivum cultivar Chinese Spring chromosome 7A, IWGSC CS RefSeq v2.1, whole genome shotgun sequence genomic window:
- the LOC123148875 gene encoding E3 ubiquitin-protein ligase BOI, translated as MASVDLQRLRHMLLTTGAGGGHHQLASAATIPASGPCYGAALPSQRDHHMCADLFSLPPATMTTTSATEQYSEFLAMAAANLAKKGVRPDGGQEMSTNKRKRDGRSSMLAAADVLAAHVQQQTIDVDRILLKHAQNLWTTLAEQRQSHTRLIVSTVEAMAAKRLKARDDEIERIRIMNWALEERLRNLFMEAQMWRDIAQSNEATANVLRGDLQRALDSQAVRDGGSGDGQEDDAESCCWGENQVPLCAEEEVGTPAVEERPATAVGRCKGCREDAAVVLLLPCRHLCVCAPCAAAAQACPACGSAKNGSVCINFS; from the exons ATGGCCTCCGTGGACCTGCAACGCCTGCGCCACATGTTACTCACCACCGGCGCCGGCGGCGGTCACcaccagctcgcctccgccgctaCTATCCCAGCGAGTGGGCCTTGTTATGGTGCTGCGCTGCCGAGCCAGCGGGACCACCACATGTGCGCGGACCTCTTCAGTCTGCcgccggcgacgatgacgacgacgtcgGCCACGGAGCAGTATTCCGAGTTCTTGGCGATGGCTGCTGCCAATCTGGCGAAGAAGGGCGTCAGGCCCGACGGTGGTCAGGAAATGAGCACAAACAAGCGGAAGCGCGACGGGCGGTCGTCGATGCTTGCCGCGGCCGACGTTCTTGCGGCCCACGTCCAGCAGCAGACCATCGACGTCGACCGCATCCTGCTTAAACAT GCGCAAAATTTGTGGACTACTCTGGCGGAGCAGAGGCAGAGCCACACGAGGCTGATCGTCTCGACCGTGGAGGCCATGGCGGCGAAGCGGCTCAAGGCCAGGGACGACGAGATTGAGCGGATCAGGATCATGAACTGGGCGCTCGAGGAGCGCCTTCGGAACCTCTTCATGGAGGCCCAGATGTGGCGCGACATCGCGCAGTCCAACGAGGCCACGGCCAACGTGCTCCGCGGCGACCTGCAGCGGGCGCTCGACTCCCAGGCGGTCCGTGACGGTGGAAGCGGCGACGGTCAGGAGGACGACGCCGAGTCGTGCTGCTGGGGAGAGAACCAGGTGCCTTTGTgcgcggaggaggaggtgggcacGCCGGCAGTGGAGGAGCGTCCCGCGACAGCAGTAGGAAGGTGCAAGGGATGCCGCGAGGACGCGGCCGTGGTGCTGCTGCTGCCGTGCCGGCACCTCTGCGTGTGCGCGCCGTGCGCGGCCGCGGCACAGGCGTGCCCGGCGTGCGGAAGCGCCAAGAATGGCAGCGTCTGCATCAACTTTTCGTGA